From Camelus ferus isolate YT-003-E chromosome 18, BCGSAC_Cfer_1.0, whole genome shotgun sequence, one genomic window encodes:
- the HBM gene encoding hemoglobin subunit mu — protein sequence MLSAQERAHIAQVWDLIAGHEAPFGAELLLRLFAVYPNTKTYFKHLGDCPDEVLLLNHGQRMLEAVGVAVRHVDNLRAALSPLADLHAHVLRVDPTNFPLLIQCFQVVLASHLQDEFTVEMQAAWDKFLTGIAVVLTEKYR from the exons ATGCTCAGCGCCCAAGAGCGCGCCCATATCGCACAGGTCTGGGACCTGATCGCCGGCCACGAGGCGCCCTTCGGGGCGGAGCTGCTGCTCAG GCTCTTCGCGGTGTACCCCAACACTAAGACCTACTTCAAGCACCTGGGCGACTGCCCCGACGAGGTGCTGCTGCTGAACCACGGACAACGCATGCTCGAGGCGGTGGGCGTGGCCGTGCGGCACGTGGACAACCTGCGCGCCGCCCTGAGCCCGCTCGCCGACCTGCACGCACACGTGCTGCGCGTGGACCCCACCAACTTCCCG CTGCTGATCCAGTGTTTCCAGGTGGTGCTGGCTTCCCACCTCCAGGACGAGTTCACTGTGGAGATGCAGGCCGCGTGGGATAAATTCCTGACTGGCATAGCCGTGGTGCTGACGGAGAAGTACCGCTGA
- the LOC102516516 gene encoding hemoglobin subunit alpha — MVLSSKDKTNVKTAFGKIGGHAAEYGAEALERMFLGFPTTKTYFPHFDLSHGSAQVKAHGKKVGDALTKAADHLDDLPSALSALSDLHAHKLRVDPVNFKLLSHCLLVTVAAHHPGDFTPSVHASLDKFLANVSTVLTSKYR, encoded by the exons ATGGTGCTGTCTTCCAAGGATAAGACCAACGTCAAGACCGCCTTTGGTAAGATTGGCGGCCACGCTGCTGAATATGGCGCAGAGGCCCTGGAGAG AATGTTCCTGGGCTTCCCCACCACCAAGACCTACTTCCCCCACTTTGACCTGAGCCACGGCTCCGCCCAGGTCAAGGCCCATGGCAAGAAGGTGGGCGATGCGCTGACCAAGGCTGCGGACCACCTGGACGACCTGCCCAGTGCCCTGTCGGCTCTGAGTGATCTGCATGCCCACAAGCTGCGTGTGGACCCAGTCAACTTCAAG ctcctgagcCACTGCCTGCTGGTGACCGTGGCGGCCCACCACCCTGGCGATTTCACCCCCTCGGTCCATGCCTCCCTGGACAAGTTCCTGGCCAACGTGAGCACCGTGCTGACCTCCAAATACCGTTAA
- the LOC102513146 gene encoding glycine cleavage system H protein, mitochondrial-like gives MALLAARSVRATVCSLSAISVPATPCLPRPCGLRVGAVQTLRTGPALLPVRKFTDKHEWITKENGVGTVGISNFAQEAWGDVVYCSLPEVGTKLNKQEEFGALESVKAASELYTPLSGEVTEINEALAENPRLVNKSCYEDGWLIKMTLSNPSELDELMSEEAYEKYIKSTEE, from the coding sequence ATGGCGCTGCTAGCGGCGCGGAGCGTGCGGGCCACAGTCTGCAGCCTGAGCGCCATCTCTGTGCCCGCCACACCCTGCCTGCCGCGGCCTTGCGGGCTGCGGGTGGGCGCAGTCCAGACACTGCGCACCGGCCCGGCTCTGCTCCCCGTGCGCAAATTCACAGACAAACATGAATGGATAACGAAAGAAAACGGTGTTGGAACAGTAGGAATCAGCAATTTTGCACAGGAAGCTTGGGGAGATGTTGTTTACTGTAGTCTGCCTGAAGTTGGGACAAAATTGAACAAACAAGAGGAGTTTGGTGCTTTGGAAAGTGTGAAAGCTGCCAGTGAACTCTATACTCCTCTATCTGGAGAAGTTACTGAAATTAATGAAGCTCTAGCAGAAAATCCAAGACTTGTCAACAAATCTTGTTATGAAGATGGTTGGCTGATCAAGATGACACTCAGTAATCCTTCAGAACTAGATGAACTAATGAGTGAAGAAGCTtatgagaaatacataaaatctacTGAAGAGTGA
- the LUC7L gene encoding putative RNA-binding protein Luc7-like 1 isoform X4, with protein sequence MDLGECTKIHDLALRADYEIASKERDLFFELDAMDHLESFIAECDRRTELAKKRLAETQEEISAEVSAKAEKVHELNEEIGKLLAKAEQLGAEGNVDESQKILMEVEKVRAKKKEAEEEYRNSMPASSFQQQKLRVCEVCSAYLGLHDNDRRLADHFGGKLHLGFIQIREKLDQLRKTVAEKQEKRNQDRLRRREEREREERLSRRSGSRTRDRRRSRSRDRRRRRSRSTSRERRKSSRSRSRDRHRRHRSRSRSHSRGHRRASRDRSSKYKFSRERASREESWERGRNERGSTDWRLESANGKAASRRSEEKEAGEI encoded by the exons GCGATGGATCACTTGGAGTCCTTTATCGCTGAGTGTGATCGGAGAACTGAGCTTGCCAAGAAGCGGCTGGCAGAGACGCAGGAGGAAATCAGTGCAGAAGTTTCTGCAAAG gcGGAAAAAGTACATGAGTTGAACGAAGAAATAGGAAAACTTCTTGCTAAAGCTGAGCAGCTGGGAGCAGAAGGAAATGTGGATGAATCCCAAAAGATTCTTATGGAAGTGGAGAAAGTCCGtgcaaagaaaaaagaggctGAG GAAGAATACAGAAATTCCATGCCTGCATCCAGTTTTCAACAGCAGAAGCTGCGTGTCTGTGAGGTCTGTTCAGCCTACCTTGGTCTCCATGACAATGACCGTCGTCTTGCAGACCACTTCGGGGGCAAGTTACACTTAGGGTTCATTCAGATCCGTGAGAAGCTTGATCAATTGAGG AAAACTGTGGCTGAAAAGCAAGAGAAGAGAAATCAGGATCgactgaggaggagagaggaaagggagcgGGAGGAGCGGCTGAGCAGGAG gTCTGGATCAAGAACCAGAGATCGCAGGAG GTCGCGTTCCCGGGACCGGCGTCGGAGGCGGTCAAGATCTACCTCCAGAGAGCGGCGAAAGTCTTCCCGGTCCCGGTCCCGAGACAGACACCGGCGCCACCGAAGCCGCTCCCGGAGCCACAGCCGGGGCCACCGCCGGGCATCCAGGGACCGGAGTTCAAAATACAA GTTCTCCAGAGAGCGGGCCTCGAGGGAGGAGTCCTGGGAGCGCGGGCGGAATGAGCGGGGGTCCACCGACTGGAGGCTGGAGAGTGCCAACGGGAAGGCCGCTTCTCGGAGGTCGGAGGAAAAGGAGGCCGGCGAGATCTGA
- the LOC102516768 gene encoding hemoglobin subunit zeta, with amino-acid sequence MSLTKAERTIVVSMWGKIATQADVIGMEALERLFSSFPQTKTYFPHFDLHPGSAQLRAHGSKVLAALGDAVKSIDNVAGALSKLSELHAYVLRVDPVNFKLLSHCLLVTVASHFPADFTADAHAAWDKFLSTVSRVLTEKYR; translated from the exons ATGTCTCTGACCAAGGCTGAGAGGACCATCGTTGTGTCCATGTGGGGCAAGATCGCCACACAGGCGGACGTCATTGGCATGGAGGCCTTGGAAAG GCTCTTCTCCAGCTTCCCGCAGACCAAGACCTACTTCCCGCACTTCGACCTGCATCCAGGCTCCGCGCAGCTGCGCGCGCACGGCTCCAAGGTGCTGGCCGCCTTGGGCGACGCAGTCAAGAGCATCGACAACGTGGCGGGCGCTCTGTCCAAGCTCAGCGAGCTGCACGCCTACGTCTTGCGCGTGGACCCGGTCAACTTCAAG CTCCTGTCCCACTGCCTGCTGGTCACCGTGGCCTCCCACTTCCCCGCTGACTTCACGGCCGACGCCCACGCCGCCTGGGACAAGTTCCTGTCCACCGTGTCCCGCGTTCTGACAGAGAAGTACCGCTGA
- the HBQ1 gene encoding hemoglobin subunit theta-1 produces MVLAAEDRAAVRALWRKLGSNVHVYTTEALERTFLALPSTKTHFHHLDLRPRSAQVRAHGEKVAFALTVALDHLDDLPRALSALRVLHSHKLRVDPVNFKLLGHCLLVTLAQHYPGDFSSALQASLDKFLSHVISALAPSCR; encoded by the exons ATGGTGCTGGCGGCAGAGGACCGGGCTGCGGTGCGTGCGCTGTGGAGGAAGCTGGGTAGCAACGTTCACGTTTACACGACCGAGGCCCTGGAGAG GACCTTCCTGGCCTTACCTTCCACCAAGACCCACTTCCACCACCTGGACCTGAGACCCCGCTCCGCGCAGGTCAGAGCCCACGGCGAGAAGGTGGCCTTCGCCCTGACCGTCGCCTTGGACCACCTGGATGACCTACCCCGCGCCCTGTCTGCTCTGCGCGTGCTGCACTCGCACAAGCTGCGCGTGGACCCCGTCAACTTCAAG CTGCTGGGCCACTGCCTGCTGGTGACCCTTGCCCAGCACTACCCCGGAGACTTCAGCTCCGCCCTGCAAGCCTCGCTGGACAAGTTTCTGAGCCACGTGATTTCTGCGTTGGCTCCCAGCTGTCGCTAA